In the genome of Drosophila pseudoobscura strain MV-25-SWS-2005 chromosome 3, UCI_Dpse_MV25, whole genome shotgun sequence, one region contains:
- the RpLP0-like gene encoding mRNA turnover protein 4 homolog gives MPRSKRDKKVSLTKTDRKGLAWKQRFVDDIRFCVGKYPNIFVFQVQNMRNSILKDLRQEWKNNSRIIFGKNRVMQIGLGRTKSEEMEAGLHKLAKRLNGQVGLLFTEKSKEEVLEWAENYWAVEYARSGFIATETVTLPAGPLEDFAHSMEPHLRSLGMPTKLEKGIVTIYSDYTVCEEGKVLTPEQARILKLVGKPMAKFRMTIQCSWTKSDGFQLHVEDGINDETQVDSAVEEDVEEMDEDKDDDEDEAE, from the exons ATGCCACGCTCCAAACGCGATAAGAAAG TTTCGTTAACAAAGACCGACCGCAAGGGTCTGGCTTGGAAACAGCGATTCGTCGATGATATCAGATTCTGTGTAGGAAAGTACCCCAATATATTCGTGTTCCAGGTGCAAAACATGCGCAACAGCATACTGAAGGACCTGCGACAGGAATGGAAGAACAATTCGCGCATCATCTTTGGGAAAAACCGCGTAATGCAAATCGGCCTGGGACGCACAAAGAGCGAAGAAATGGAAGCAGGTCTGCACAAG CTCGCCAAGCGCCTTAACGGCCAGGTGGGTCTACTGTTCACAGAAAAGTCCAAAGAGGAAGTCTTGGAATGGGCAGAAAATTACTGGGCGGTGGAATATGCGCGAAGTGGTTTTATCGCAACCGAGACGGTTACATTGCCAGCCGGTCCCCTCGAGGACTTTGCCCACTCCATGGAGCCCCATTTGCGTTCGTTGGGCATGCCCACCAAGCTGGAAAAGGGCATCGTGACCATCTACAGTGATTACACCGTATGCGAAGAGGGAAAGGTCCTTACACCCGAGCAAGCGCGTATACTCAAATTGGTGGGCAAACCAATGGCCAAGTTCCGAATGACGATTCAGTGCTCCTGGACAAAGAGTGATGGCTTCCAGTTGCACGTTGAGGACGGAATAAACGACGAAACACAAGTCGACAGCGCCGTAGAAGAGGATGTCGAGGAAATGGACGAAGAtaaagatgatgatgaggacgaAGCTGAATAA
- the Jra gene encoding transcription factor AP-1: MKTPVSAASLSNANASSASAGSGATPIVPKTEPVGNEESSTMSLDFQTPGITSTPNANKRPGFLDLNNKAAKNKRIIAPLVINSPDLQAKTVNTPDLEKILLSNHMMQTPQPGKVFPTKVGPVTSEQEAFGKGFEEALQNLHTNSQAFPASNPTANPTVTGTTMTAVNNGISGGTFTYANMGEGFPVIKDEPQNPAGSPTVSPIDMETQEKIKLERKRQRNRVAASKCRKRKLERISKLEDRVKILKGENVDLGGIVKSLKDHVAQLKQQVIEHMEAGCTVPTISAPALLSGK; this comes from the coding sequence ATGAAAACCCCCGTGTCCGCCGCTTCCCTATCCAATGCGAATGCATCGAGCGCCAGTGCTGGATCGGGCGCCACACCAATTGTGCCAAAGACGGAACCAGTAGGCAACGAAGAGAGTTCGACGATGTCTTTGGATTTCCAGACACCTGGCATCACCTCAACGCCCAATGCGAATAAACGTCCGGGCTTCTTGGACCTGAACAACAAGGCAGCGAAGAACAAACGCATTATAGCGCCGCTGGTGATTAATTCGCCAGATCTGCAAGCCAAGACCGTCAACACACCAGACCTGGAAAAAATACTGCTGTCCAACCATATGATGCAAACGCCGCAGCCGGGCAAAGTGTTTCCAACCAAGGTGGGACCGGTTACATCCGAACAGGAAGCCTTTGGCAAGGGCTTCGAAGAGGCGCTGCAGAACCTGCACACAAATTCGCAGGCCTTCCCTGCCAGCAATCCAACCGCCAACCCAACTGTCACTGGCACTACTATGACGGCAGTGAATAATGGCATCAGCGGTGGGACCTTCACCTATGCCAACATGGGCGAGGGCTTCCCTGTCATCAAGGATGAGCCCCAGAACCCAGCCGGCTCCCCAACGGTTAGTCCAATCGATATGGAAACACAGGAAAAGATCAAGCTGGAGCGCAAACGTCAACGGAATCGCGTTGCCGCATCTAAGTGCCGCAAGCGAAAGCTGGAACGCATCTCGAAGCTGGAGGACCGCGTGAAGATACTGAAGGGCGAGAACGTTGATTTGGGCGGCATTGTGAAAAGTCTCAAGGATCATGTGGCGCAGCTGAAGCAGCAGGTCATCGAGCATATGGAAGCCGGATGCACTGTACCAACTATTTCGGCGCCAGCCTTGCTGTCGGGCAAATAA